Genomic window (Erythrolamprus reginae isolate rEryReg1 chromosome 3, rEryReg1.hap1, whole genome shotgun sequence):
TCTGAAATTCCAGCGTGTGACTGCGTTTATCTCCCAGCTGGATCTGCAACCGGTAAGGTTGCTTCCCTATGCGCAGTTCGCCCCCAATTTTAAACTCGCGCTTGCCGTAACGGCACCAGGCGGCAAAACATTCGGAGTTCCTCCAGCTGAGATCTTGGTCTTTGCGGCCCACCTGATCCAGGGCGTTTCGGACCACGGTGGCAGGATCTAGCGGTTTGTAGCGGTACAAGTGGTTCGCGATGCGCCCCCGTCGGCCCTGGCTGGCGTCGGTGAGGAAACTGTTCACCACTTCAAGTCTGTGAAGGTGTACAACTTGGAAATCTCCTACGTACACTGCCCAGTGAGGGTACTGGGCTTGGCACACAAATTCTATCAGATCGCCAGCTTTGCACTTGTTCAGTAGGTTTTCTGGGGTGTAGGTGGTGAGatggccccctcctcctcctcctcctccaccaccaccaccaccacccacctcACCAGAGGACGTGTGGTCTGCAGAAAAGCTTTTCTGATAAATGCACTTGTCCCGGTAATAAATGGAGCATTCCACTTCGTGAAGTTGCGGGTCGTAGGGTTTTGACGCAGGGTGGTCCCCGCCGTGTTCTGCTGGGTCTTGTTGAGgctcaacatcatcatcatcattggaaAATATGTAAGAAACTCCAATTCGGGGGCCCTCATCTCGGTCCATGCCAGCTGGGTCGGCCGTGGGAACCTCTTTGTAGTTTAAGTGGGTCAGTTTCTCTACCTGATTCCCCATGCCTGCTGAAAGAGAACCAAACAGGTATTAGTACAGGTATAAACTAATGAGGAATAAATCAGGTAGATCTCCCTGAGTCAATCTCCTGGCAACCTTTTTGGCAGGGTTCCACCAACGACTTacggtagatttatttatttatttatttattcattcattcattcattcattcattcattcattcattcactcagtcactcatttatttatgtatttatttatgtatgtatttatttacttacttacttacttacttacttacttacttacttacttacttacgtacgtacttacttacttactcgatttttatgccgcccttctccttagactcagggtgtcttacaacatgttaacaatagcactttttaacagagccagcctcttgcccccaccaatccggtcctcattttacccaccttgaaaggatggaaggctgagtcaaccttgagctggtgatgagatttgaaccgctgacctgcagatctacagtcagcttgagTAGCctccagtacagcactctatctgctgcgccaccctggctggctggctggctggctggctggctggctggctggctggctggctggctggctggctggctggctggctggctggctggctggctggctggctggctggctggctggctggctggctggcttacttacttacttacttacttacttacttacttacttacttacttacttacttacttacttacttacttatttaatttattggacttctatgccactcttctctgaagataaatacaaatacaaaaataagcaaatagaaaatacaaaaataatggaCCTCGTTTcctcccaaataagacatcccatgataataagcccaatcggtcttttgagtgcatgacaataaggccataccaaacatggtatgtatgtatgttatataTGTTAGGAGATTTCAGTTTGATATGCAGACaacatactgtactgtattgtttaACATTGCTTTTTGATGTAGCTTACAGCAGGGGTGCCAAAGGGATGCAGTGTCGCAGTGGCTAAGcggctgagcttgtcaatcagggagggcgaaaaatgggcctactttCAGGAAACGGGCCTGTTTCTAGCCTCGAGAGGGCCTCCTGAGcctggggaggccgttttcatccTCCCGGATGCTCAAGAAAAACctctagagcagaggtgggttcctgctcgTTGGGTCCGattctgtagaactggtagcaggaatttcccccttCTCgctgaactggcagtgatggccacttggccatgcccccaaaccagcTCTCACAGCGGCGCCACAGGCAGCACTATCTtgttttccatttctgtgcatgcgcagcagctgTTTTCTGCAGCAcggggaggaagtgaaccggcagtgaggtaagtcaaAATGCATCCCtgttccagagcctggggagggcaaaaagcccCCCTCCACCATGGTGCAGGTTGACTAGGCcatgctggggtggcgcagcaggtagagcgctgtactccaggccactaaagctgactatagatgtgcaggtcaatggttcaaatctcattgccGGCTCAAGgtgggctcagccttccatccttcccaggtgggtcaaatgaagacctggattgtgggggcaatatgctggctctgtgaaaaagtgctattgatgacatgttgtaagccgccctgagtctaaggagaagggcagcataaaaatcagatagatagctagatagctagacagacagattagatagacagacagacagacagacagacagacagacagacagacagattatatatatatatatatatatatatatgtgtgtgtgtgtgtgtgtgtgtgtgatagatagatagattagaaagattagatagatgattgatagatagatagataagaaatattagacagatagatagatagatgatagatagatagatagataagaaatattagagagatagatagatagattagaaatattagatagatagatagatgatagatagatagataagaaatattagatagatagatagatagatagatagatgatagatagatagatagatgatagatagatagatagatagatagatagatagatagatagatagataatgatgctttcagcccgaaacacagctgaggagttgcttttttcaaagcagaagaGAAGCcattaaaaacaatgaaaatattgtcaaaaataataaaaaatagatgGCGGCTCTCACGAACCGGCAAAgacagaactggatctgtgacGCCAAAATTACGTCACCAGTAGATCACTAATGGTTTGGCTGATTTGGTCCGatctggaaggaacccacccctgcttggaggtcttctaatccaacccctggttattgaaaaggatgtccaagtctatgttggttgaggcaggcaggattcccttgggtaccatttgttgagggtcaagagaaagggagagttttgccttctctttctgctcaagatggacaattggtggaccactgtgtgatacagaatgctggactcgatgggctttggcccgattcagcatggctcttcttatgttcccccctgctcaagtaggaaacccCATACTAGTGACGTTGAACCGTTTTGgtccgtgtgccaaaagggttgtGTGtcggtgtgctagcatgtgtacaCATGCCCataccctttccctcccccccatacATGGACACCCGCTACTGCGCTGCCCGCCGAGCATGTGCAcatgcctttctgaagcctggtaggtaaaaaaaatgcccaaacggacaaaccggacgtttgggaaaatgcacttccgttttgccgttgtggttttttttttgcactctggaggggttcagggaagcttcctgaagctccggagtgcaaaacacAGCACAACGTCCAAACCGGAATtttagaaaatgcacttccggtttgcccattgtgctgttttttgtactctggggcttcaggaagcttccctgaaccctccagcaCAACGGCAAAACAGATGTTCGGAAAACGCACTGAGAgcagaaacatggcaaagtctcacgtACTccctgatatggctccatgtgccacctgtggcatgcgtgccatagggtCGCCATCatgaccctataccagtgatggtgaaccttttttcccttgggtgctgaaagtgaatgcacatgtgctattgcgcatccaagagtgcccacacccataattcaatgcatgaggagggcaaaaatagcttcccccaccccttaaACACCTTGTGGAGGCTGGATATGGCcggtttctcaacttctggtaggcccagtaggttcatgtttcgccctcccaaggcttccctagagccagaggaagataaaaatgtcctcccctcccccccggaggctctctggatgccaaaaacgccatcccggagcctctgtgtgagccaaaaatcagctggccggcaatgGCTCGTGCGCCAacttgtagcacccgtgccataggttccgccatcactgccctatatagtcaatccttgacttacaacaatctGTTTGGTgactctttttattattattattattttttattattattatttattagatttgtatgccgcccctctccgcagactcggggcggctcacgcaatatacagtaacaaatctaatattaaagtttaaaataacaattttacattaaaaagcctaaaaacccccaatatataaaaaagcatacacacaaacacatcatacatacagctacataggcaaggggggggcggatgactcagttcccccatgcctgacaacagaggtggattttaagaagtttacgaaaggcaaggagggtgcgggcagtcctgatccctggggagagctggttccagagggtcggggctgccaccgagaaggctcttcccctgggtctcgccagatgacattgtttagtcgacgggacccggagaaggccaactctgtgggacctaaccagccactgggatttatggccgtgtcccagggtcatgtgatcccattttgcgaccttccgacaagTCAGTGGAGAAatctgattcgcttaacaaccgtgttactaagtaaaccaactccccccagagattaagactgcccccaccctcctcgcctttcgtaagttattaaaaactcatctttgtcgccaggcatggggaaactaacacacaccccaattttcaaggctggtgtatggtttgattggttgtgtggttattttattttattataagggttttaaattgcattttaaaattggatttgtacactctttatgttgttgtgagccgccccgagtcctcggagagggttggcatacaaatctaatatattattattattattattattattattattattattattgttgttgttgttgttgttgttgttgttgttgttattattaaacttgcagtgattcgcttaacagccaAACTCAACCACACATAAACTCAGGCAAAACTGGCGTAACAAACATCCCGCTTacaaatgttctgtcgggctctctggtagactcctcccaaaaattcacaggtacaaatttcagacacacacacgtttgaaaattcaaaacaatgttctttataatgaaaattcacttaaaccaagccctctttttgtatagcaaagagcactcgtctccaaacaaactggtaatttgtacaagtcccttatcagttctgtgatacttagcttgcagctgggaggcaattcacagtccttcttctttcacaaagtgaaacacactttgctctggtttagtttcaaagccgggaaaaatcagcacacaaaaagtcaaagtcagtaaagcagtcacgaaacacaacgatcagataatcctccacaatggccaaacccacaggctgctatttatagcagcctcactaattaccacagccccacccaaccacaggtggcctcattttctttgataataatctctcagttgttgctgcctatgcatcgccctctgcatgcgtggctgtatcattaactcttgttctgaatccaaggaggagctagataattgatctccttctgagctgtctgccacactctcctcttccctgtcattcatgtcttcttggtcagaggagccttcatcatcagattccaccgggggggcaaaacaggcctgcagcatgtggatgtctcccccacatccacagtccttggggcaggagctgggccagagctaaccacaacaacaaatagTCAATTTGGGCTCAACTGcagtcgtaagtcggggactgcCTGTAATATATTCGGGCTGGAAATGAGGCCAACAAACATTGGTTTAAAGCCACCTAGAGGATTCTCAGCCAAGTTGGGCCAAGGGTATTTTTGTATCATAGCTCTGTCTCCTTCATGCTGCATAGGAAATTATGAGAGGAGTATTCCCCAAGACCTTTCCTGAGCTACAAATTCATTAGGT
Coding sequences:
- the LRATD2 gene encoding protein LRATD2; translation: MGNQVEKLTHLNYKEVPTADPAGMDRDEGPRIGVSYIFSNDDDDVEPQQDPAEHGGDHPASKPYDPQLHEVECSIYYRDKCIYQKSFSADHTSSGEVGGGGGGGGGGGGGGHLTTYTPENLLNKCKAGDLIEFVCQAQYPHWAVYVGDFQVVHLHRLEVVNSFLTDASQGRRGRIANHLYRYKPLDPATVVRNALDQVGRKDQDLSWRNSECFAAWCRYGKREFKIGGELRIGKQPYRLQIQLGDKRSHTLEFQSLEDLIMEKRRNDQIGKVAVIQELSSHLQASEADNEDSSANGKPGAWTVAE